The Streptomyces luteogriseus genome includes a window with the following:
- a CDS encoding ABC transporter permease, with the protein MNFWEYLVNRHQQLLTDAYQHASAVFQCMVVATVLGVLIAVASYRNEWAGNVATTTTATILTVPALALIGLLIPIVGLGVPPTVVALTLYGLLPVVRNAIVGLRGVDPTLVDAATGIGMSRPARLLRVELPLAWPPILTGIRVSTQMLMGIAAIAAYASGPGLGNVIFRGLASLGSANALNQVLAGTLGIIILALLFDAAYVLIGRLTIPRGIRA; encoded by the coding sequence GTGAACTTCTGGGAGTACCTGGTCAACCGGCACCAGCAGCTGCTCACGGACGCCTATCAGCACGCGAGCGCCGTCTTCCAGTGCATGGTCGTGGCGACCGTGCTCGGCGTGCTGATCGCCGTCGCCAGCTACCGCAACGAGTGGGCGGGGAACGTCGCGACCACCACGACCGCCACCATCCTGACCGTGCCGGCGCTCGCCCTGATCGGTCTGCTCATCCCCATCGTGGGTCTCGGCGTGCCGCCCACGGTGGTCGCGCTGACGCTGTACGGGCTGCTGCCGGTGGTGCGCAACGCGATCGTCGGGCTGCGCGGGGTCGATCCGACGCTGGTGGACGCGGCCACGGGCATCGGGATGTCCCGGCCGGCCCGGCTGCTGCGGGTCGAGCTGCCGCTGGCCTGGCCGCCGATCCTCACCGGGATCCGGGTCTCCACACAGATGCTGATGGGCATCGCGGCCATCGCGGCGTACGCCTCGGGACCCGGGCTCGGCAACGTCATCTTCCGCGGCCTCGCCTCGCTGGGCAGCGCCAACGCGCTCAACCAGGTCCTCGCGGGCACGCTCGGCATCATCATCCTGGCCCTGCTGTTCGACGCCGCGTACGTCCTGATCGGACGGCTGACCATCCCCAGGGGGATCCGTGCCTGA
- a CDS encoding Lrp/AsnC family transcriptional regulator has translation MAIDHLDGRIILLLAREPRIGVLEMSRRLGVARGTAQARLDRLQSNGVIRGFGPEVDPAALGYPVTAFATLQIRQGQGPDVRAHLATVPEVLELHTTTGTGDMMCRLVARSNADLQRVIDRVVGFDGIVRASTAIVMENPVPLRIIPLVEQAAEET, from the coding sequence GTGGCGATCGATCATCTGGACGGCCGGATCATTCTGCTGCTCGCCCGGGAGCCGCGGATCGGGGTGCTGGAGATGTCCCGGCGGCTCGGGGTGGCCCGGGGCACCGCGCAGGCGCGACTGGACCGGCTTCAGTCGAACGGAGTCATCCGCGGATTCGGTCCCGAGGTGGATCCGGCCGCGCTCGGCTACCCCGTCACCGCGTTCGCCACGCTGCAGATCCGGCAGGGCCAAGGGCCCGACGTACGGGCGCACTTGGCGACCGTGCCGGAGGTGCTGGAGCTGCACACCACCACCGGCACCGGGGACATGATGTGCCGGCTCGTGGCCCGCTCCAACGCCGATCTCCAGCGTGTGATCGACCGGGTCGTCGGTTTTGATGGCATCGTCCGGGCCTCCACGGCGATCGTCATGGAGAACCCCGTTCCGCTGCGGATCATCCCGCTCGTGGAGCAGGCCGCGGAGGAGACCTGA